The Chitinophagales bacterium genome includes a region encoding these proteins:
- a CDS encoding DUF4251 domain-containing protein, translating to MKRLIQKKDGLKIKSLIVCLLALFLATDTSAQPAKKEKNAANTEAVRKLIESRHYTCTMRSVTPSGGRMKQLSPGYSVTVAGDSLISNLPYFGTSHIPSTSSGDGYMFTSAAIEYEISNRKKGGWDVRIKTKDQQENPEFRMTIFEGGSASVYVTSISRSSISYSGEIVAK from the coding sequence ATGAAGCGCCTCATCCAAAAGAAAGACGGTCTAAAAATCAAATCATTGATCGTTTGCCTGCTGGCTCTTTTTCTTGCTACAGATACAAGCGCTCAGCCGGCGAAAAAGGAAAAAAATGCTGCTAACACGGAAGCAGTGCGTAAACTAATTGAAAGCCGGCATTATACCTGTACGATGCGATCGGTAACACCTTCAGGTGGAAGAATGAAACAGTTATCGCCCGGTTATTCGGTTACGGTTGCCGGCGATTCATTGATCAGTAACCTGCCTTATTTCGGAACCTCACACATTCCAAGCACATCTTCCGGTGATGGTTATATGTTTACATCGGCAGCTATTGAATACGAAATAAGCAACAGGAAGAAAGGCGGATGGGACGTACGCATCAAAACGAAAGATCAGCAGGAGAACCCTGAATTCAGGATGACCATTTTTGAGGGCGGAAGTGCCTCTGTTTATGTAACAAGCATCAGCCGCAGTTCCATCTCCTATTCAGGCGAAATAGTGGCAAAATAG
- a CDS encoding NAD-dependent epimerase/dehydratase family protein yields MRVAITGASGHIGNVLMHDLLEQGYEVTALQHNHNILHDHLPLRIVTGDVLDRASVDQLMAGADAVIHTAAVISISGDKDGRMRRVNVDGVGLMLEAALHHRVKKFVQVSSIHAFQQRPSDKVLNESRTLTSAQSPAYDQSKRDGQLLALAFAEKGLNVTVVNPTSVVGPPDIRPSLMGKAIIDLCNGKVPALIPGGFDFVDVRDVVKGITGALQKGRRGECYLLSGKWHSIVEITGMLGEISGRSIHPPLIPAWLARTGLPFMKVASFLSGKPPLYTSESIDALSEGNRQIDAAKAKTELGFMPRPLFVTLQDLYKWFIDHDCIKK; encoded by the coding sequence ATGAGAGTCGCAATTACCGGCGCATCCGGGCACATCGGCAATGTGCTGATGCATGATTTGCTGGAACAAGGGTATGAAGTAACAGCCTTGCAACACAATCACAATATCCTGCATGATCATTTGCCGTTAAGAATAGTGACTGGTGATGTGCTTGACCGGGCATCGGTTGATCAATTGATGGCGGGAGCAGATGCTGTCATCCACACAGCGGCTGTTATTTCTATCAGCGGTGATAAAGACGGAAGGATGCGGAGGGTAAATGTAGATGGCGTTGGGCTGATGCTGGAAGCTGCACTTCACCACCGGGTTAAGAAATTTGTGCAGGTAAGTTCCATTCATGCTTTTCAGCAGCGTCCTTCAGACAAGGTATTGAATGAATCGCGCACGCTTACTTCGGCGCAGTCGCCTGCTTATGATCAGTCGAAGCGCGACGGGCAGTTGCTTGCACTTGCCTTTGCTGAGAAGGGATTAAATGTTACTGTTGTAAATCCGACGAGTGTAGTAGGACCTCCTGATATCCGGCCATCGCTAATGGGGAAAGCAATCATCGATTTATGCAACGGCAAAGTACCTGCCCTGATTCCGGGAGGGTTCGACTTTGTGGATGTGCGCGATGTTGTAAAAGGAATTACCGGTGCGTTGCAAAAGGGCAGGAGGGGCGAGTGTTATTTATTGTCGGGGAAATGGCATTCCATAGTGGAGATAACCGGAATGCTGGGTGAAATTTCCGGACGCAGCATTCATCCGCCTCTGATTCCTGCCTGGCTGGCAAGAACAGGCCTGCCGTTCATGAAGGTTGCCTCGTTCCTGTCTGGCAAACCTCCCTTGTATACCAGTGAATCCATTGATGCGCTTAGCGAAGGGAACAGGCAGATTGATGCTGCT